The following proteins are encoded in a genomic region of Natronorubrum halophilum:
- a CDS encoding Gfo/Idh/MocA family protein — MSYRVAVIGTGTEPDNPGRDGYAMAYHHATAYEKLEECTLVACADIVRENAEAFADEFGIDDGNVFEAYDEMLETVEPEIVSLCVPPAIHDTIAIDCIQSGVVEAIHCEKPMADSYGGARTMAQEASRHDVQLTFNHQRRFSDAVRTAKELLDGGEIGDLERIEFAAPVGIFDYGSHSFDLCNYFNDEVSGDWALGQIEYGEENILFGSHNENQAVVLWEYENGVNGLGTSDSDDDGGPTSAVGCHHRLIGTRGTIELGPSGEGDEELPTLRIRRASDEEWESIETDDGLHGWEFIDRAVAENVRCLEAGEKPELGAENALNATELIFATWESARRRGRVDLPLTIDGNPLEEMVESGALSPVPMTEDE, encoded by the coding sequence ATGTCATATCGAGTCGCTGTGATCGGTACCGGCACGGAACCCGACAACCCCGGGAGGGACGGCTACGCGATGGCCTACCACCACGCCACGGCCTACGAAAAACTCGAGGAGTGTACCCTCGTCGCGTGCGCGGATATCGTCCGCGAGAACGCCGAGGCGTTCGCCGACGAGTTCGGAATCGACGACGGGAACGTCTTCGAAGCGTACGACGAGATGCTCGAGACGGTCGAACCCGAGATCGTCTCGCTGTGCGTCCCGCCGGCGATCCACGACACGATCGCGATCGACTGTATCCAATCGGGCGTCGTCGAGGCGATCCACTGCGAGAAGCCGATGGCCGACAGTTACGGCGGGGCGCGCACGATGGCACAGGAGGCGAGCCGCCACGACGTCCAGTTGACGTTCAACCACCAGCGGCGGTTCAGCGACGCGGTCAGAACGGCAAAGGAACTGCTCGACGGCGGCGAGATCGGCGATCTCGAGCGGATCGAGTTCGCTGCACCGGTCGGCATCTTCGATTACGGCTCGCACTCCTTCGACCTCTGTAACTACTTCAACGACGAGGTCTCCGGCGACTGGGCGCTCGGTCAGATCGAGTACGGAGAGGAGAACATCCTCTTCGGCTCGCACAACGAGAACCAGGCCGTCGTCCTCTGGGAGTACGAAAACGGCGTCAACGGGCTCGGAACGAGCGACAGCGACGACGACGGCGGCCCGACGAGCGCCGTCGGGTGTCACCACCGGTTGATCGGCACCCGCGGCACGATCGAACTCGGCCCGTCCGGAGAGGGCGACGAGGAGTTGCCGACGTTGCGAATTCGTCGCGCCAGCGACGAGGAGTGGGAGTCGATCGAGACCGACGACGGCCTGCACGGCTGGGAGTTCATCGACCGCGCGGTCGCCGAAAACGTCCGCTGTCTCGAGGCGGGCGAGAAACCGGAACTCGGCGCGGAGAACGCGTTGAACGCGACCGAACTGATCTTCGCCACGTGGGAGTCCGCCCGCCGTCGCGGCCGCGTCGACCTCCCCCTGACCATCGACGGTAATCCGCTCGAGGAGATGGTCGAATCCGGAGCGCTCTCCCCCGTACCGATGACGGAGGACGAGTAA
- a CDS encoding hydroxypyruvate isomerase family protein, producing the protein MPRVSVCVEMVYDDEPFHERLSRAAEAGADAVEFWGWREKDLDRLEDAAAEADVPIVGCVAGGTLTDPDAADDAVETIRESIAMAADLEIPSLIVTTGPDQDGLDRTTQHDAIVDVLSRVAPDAESAGVTLVLEPLNTAVDHPEYYLETSGEGYEIIDEVDSSSVRLLYDVYHQQVTEGNVIQNITENIDRIGHIHVADVPGRHEPGTGELHYENVFEAIEETDYDGYVGCEFSPVGDPDEAMAAVLNWR; encoded by the coding sequence ATGCCTCGAGTGTCCGTCTGCGTGGAGATGGTCTACGACGACGAGCCGTTTCACGAGCGGTTATCGCGGGCCGCCGAGGCGGGTGCCGACGCCGTCGAGTTCTGGGGCTGGCGCGAGAAGGACCTCGACCGACTCGAGGACGCCGCCGCGGAAGCCGACGTTCCGATCGTCGGTTGCGTCGCGGGCGGAACGCTCACCGATCCCGACGCGGCCGACGACGCCGTCGAAACCATCCGCGAATCGATTGCAATGGCGGCCGACCTCGAGATCCCGTCGCTCATCGTGACGACCGGGCCGGACCAGGACGGACTGGACCGGACGACCCAACACGACGCCATCGTCGACGTCCTCTCGCGGGTCGCTCCCGACGCCGAATCGGCGGGCGTGACGCTCGTGCTGGAACCGTTGAACACGGCGGTCGATCACCCCGAGTACTACCTCGAGACGTCCGGGGAGGGCTACGAGATCATCGACGAGGTCGACTCGTCGAGCGTCCGGTTGCTGTACGACGTCTATCATCAGCAGGTCACCGAGGGCAACGTTATCCAGAACATCACGGAGAACATCGACCGTATCGGACACATCCACGTAGCTGACGTTCCCGGACGACACGAACCCGGGACCGGCGAACTCCACTACGAGAACGTCTTCGAAGCGATCGAGGAGACGGACTACGACGGCTACGTCGGGTGCGAGTTCTCGCCGGTCGGCGATCCCGACGAGGCGATGGCCGCGGTCCTGAACTGGCGCTGA